The following proteins are encoded in a genomic region of Amycolatopsis sulphurea:
- the coaA gene encoding type I pantothenate kinase, with protein sequence MPRVRELSPYVELHREQWRELRSSTPLPLTADELVRLRGLGEQIDLAEVADVYLPLSRLINLQVKARQQLYEATTTFLGEDCLSTKVPYVIGVAGSVAVGKSTTARILRTLLARWPDHPRVDLVTTDGFLYSRAELTRRGIMHRKGFPESYDRRALLRFVTEVKSGAEHVAAPVYSHLAYDILPDQEQVVAHPDILIVEGLNVLQPGPRLTVSDLFDFSIYVDAHTSDIERWYVERFLKLRHTAFADPASHFHHFAGLADDEAREEARHLWRTINEPNLMENIKPTRPRATLVLRKDADHTINRVRLRKL encoded by the coding sequence ATGCCACGGGTCCGTGAACTGAGTCCCTATGTCGAGTTGCACCGGGAGCAGTGGCGGGAGCTGCGCAGCTCCACCCCGCTCCCGCTGACGGCGGACGAGCTGGTGCGGTTGCGCGGGCTCGGTGAGCAGATCGATCTCGCCGAGGTCGCCGACGTCTACCTGCCGCTCTCCCGGCTGATCAATTTGCAGGTCAAGGCCCGCCAGCAGCTGTACGAGGCGACCACCACGTTCCTCGGCGAGGACTGCCTGAGCACCAAGGTGCCGTACGTGATCGGCGTCGCGGGCAGTGTCGCGGTCGGCAAGTCGACCACCGCCCGGATCCTGCGCACGCTGCTCGCCCGCTGGCCCGACCACCCGCGGGTGGACCTGGTGACCACCGACGGGTTCCTCTACTCACGTGCCGAGCTGACCCGGCGTGGCATCATGCACCGCAAGGGTTTCCCGGAAAGCTACGACCGCCGCGCCCTGTTGCGCTTCGTGACCGAGGTGAAATCCGGCGCCGAGCACGTGGCCGCACCGGTGTACTCGCACCTGGCCTACGACATCCTGCCCGACCAGGAGCAGGTGGTGGCACACCCGGACATCCTGATCGTCGAGGGCCTGAACGTGCTCCAGCCCGGTCCCCGGCTGACCGTGTCCGACCTGTTCGACTTCTCCATCTACGTGGACGCGCACACCAGCGACATCGAACGCTGGTACGTCGAACGGTTCCTGAAGCTGCGGCACACCGCGTTCGCCGATCCGGCCTCGCACTTCCACCACTTCGCCGGCCTGGCCGACGACGAGGCCCGAGAAGAGGCTCGGCATCTGTGGCGCACGATCAACGAACCGAACCTGATGGAGAACATCAAGCCCACCCGCCCGCGTGCGACGCTCGTGCTGCGCAAGGACGCGGATCACACGATCAACCGGGTGCGCCTGCGCAAGCTGTGA
- a CDS encoding response regulator, translating into MPIQVLLVDDHELVRRGLRDLLGDEADIEVVAEAGGVEEALAVAMHLEPDVAVVDVRLGDGDGITLCRELRSKSNPPACLMLTAFDDEEAMVGAIMAGASGYLLKQVRGQDVVNAVREVAAGRSLLDPVSTARVLDKLRHPPTDELSALTDRERDVLELIGQGLSNREIAERLFLAEKTVKNYVTSVLAKLGMQRRTQAAAWIARRGK; encoded by the coding sequence ATGCCGATCCAGGTGCTGCTCGTCGATGATCACGAACTGGTCCGGAGGGGGTTGCGCGACCTCCTCGGGGACGAGGCGGACATCGAGGTCGTCGCCGAGGCCGGGGGGGTCGAGGAGGCACTCGCGGTCGCCATGCACCTGGAGCCGGACGTCGCCGTGGTCGACGTACGGCTCGGGGACGGCGACGGCATCACCCTGTGCCGGGAGCTGCGATCCAAGTCGAACCCGCCCGCCTGCCTGATGCTGACCGCGTTCGACGACGAGGAGGCGATGGTCGGCGCGATCATGGCCGGCGCCTCGGGTTACCTGCTCAAGCAGGTCCGCGGCCAGGACGTGGTCAACGCCGTGCGTGAAGTGGCCGCCGGCCGGTCGCTGCTCGACCCGGTGAGCACTGCCCGCGTGCTGGACAAGCTGCGCCACCCGCCCACCGACGAGCTGTCCGCCCTCACCGACCGCGAACGCGACGTTCTGGAGCTGATCGGCCAGGGCCTGTCCAACCGCGAGATCGCCGAACGCCTGTTCCTCGCGGAGAAGACGGTCAAGAACTACGTCACCTCGGTACTGGCCAAGCTCGGTATGCAACGTCGCACCCAGGCCGCCGCGTGGATCGCCCGCCGCGGCAAGTGA
- a CDS encoding nucleotide pyrophosphohydrolase — translation MTLDDLTQRLRDFAAARDWEPFHTPKNLTMALSGEVGELTALFQWLTPEESAAWRTDPAREFNVEDEIADVTLYLLRLADVLGIDLIAAANAKVDRNEKRFPPLPR, via the coding sequence GTGACTCTCGACGATCTGACCCAGCGCCTCCGTGACTTCGCCGCCGCCCGCGACTGGGAGCCCTTCCACACCCCGAAGAACTTGACCATGGCGCTTTCCGGCGAAGTCGGCGAACTGACCGCCCTGTTCCAGTGGCTGACCCCGGAGGAATCCGCGGCCTGGCGCACCGACCCGGCCCGCGAGTTCAACGTCGAAGACGAGATCGCCGACGTCACGCTGTATCTGCTCCGCCTGGCCGACGTACTCGGCATCGACCTCATCGCCGCCGCGAACGCCAAGGTCGACCGCAACGAGAAGCGGTTCCCGCCGTTACCGCGGTGA